The Polluticoccus soli sequence AGCTGGCTCATGGAAACGGAGGTTGGCGAAAAGATGAAGAAGCTGTTAGGCTTCGACAACTGGCAACTCATAGAACTAGAACATAAACCATAGAATAAAATCACTAGGATGAAATACGCATTAGTAACAGGCGGTTCGCGGGGAATAGGTCGCGCTTGCTGCCTGAAGCTCGCCGAACTCGGTTACAATATCCTGATCAACTATAAAGGCAACAGGGCAGCAGCAGAAGAAACTGCTTCATTGATAGAGCCGTTCGGAGTAAAAACCGAGCTGCTGGCTTTCGACGTGGCCGACAAAGACAGCGTACAAGAAGAACTTGGTGGCTGGATAGACGCCAACAAAGACAACCTGATCGAAGTGCTGGTCAACAATGCCGGTATCAGGCAGGACACTCTGCTTATGTCGATGACCGACGAGCAATGGGGTTCTGTACTGGATACATCGCTGCGGGGCATGTACAACGTGACTAAGCAGGTGCTCAATCCAATGCTGCTGAACCGCTACGGCCGTATCATCAATATGGTGTCACTTAGTGGTCTCAAAGGCATGCCGGGCCAGGTAAACTACTCAGCTGCAAAGGCTGGTATGATAGGCGCTACCAAGGCGCTGGCTCAAGAGATCGCCAAACGCAATATCACTGTGAACGCAATAGCTCCCGGTTTCATCAAAACCGATATGACCGAGGAACTGAATGAAAAAGAACTGATCAACCTGATACCAATGAAGCGCTTTGGTGTGCCTGAAGAAGTAGCCGAACTGGTGGGCTTCTTTGCTTCCAAGAATTCGTCGTACATAACAGGACAGGTTGTTTCCATAAATGGTGGTTTGTACACCTAAAAAATGATTTGAGATGAGTCGTGTAGTCATAACTGGTTTAGGCATTTATTCTTCACTCGGTAAAAGCAAGGAAGAGGTTACAAAATCTCTATTCGAAGGCAAGTCAGGTATCATTCTCGATCTCAAACGGAAAGAGATGGGTTACCGTTCCGGCCTTACGGGTTTTGTTGAGCGTCCGCAACTCAAAGGCTTGCTCGACCGCCGCTCGCGTATCATGATGCCCGAGCACGCAGAGTTTGCCTACATGGCTACCATCGAAGCTTTGGCACAAGCCGGTATTACTACCGAATACCTGGAACAAAACGAAACAGGTATTATTTATGGCAACGACAGCTGCGCACAACCTGTTATCGAAGCGATTGACCTGATACGTGAGAAGAAGGATACCATGATGGTAGGCTCCGGCTCCGTATTCCAGGTGCTCAATTCTACTGTTACCATGAACCTCGCAACCATCTTTAAGTTGCGTGGTGTCAACTTCTCTATCAGCGCGGCATGCGCGAGCGGCTCGCATTCTATAGGTCTTGGCTACCTGTTCATTAAACAAGGCCTGCAAGACCGCGTTATCTGTGGTGGTGCGCAGGAAGTAAACATCTACTCGATGCCCAACTTCGATGCGCTAGGTACCTTCTCGCTAAGAGAGGATGAACCGGCTAAAGCATCTCGTCCGTTCGATAGGGACCGCGATGGTCTGGTGCCCGGTGGCGGTGCGGCTACCGTCATCCTCGAGAGCCTTGAGTCCGCTCAGGCACGTGGTGCAACCATTCTCGGCGAGGTTATCGGCTACGGCTTCTCGTCGAACGGTCAGCATATCTCTAACCCTAGTGTCGAAGGACAGGTTCGCTCCATCGGCCGTACGCTGGCTGATGCCGGGGTTAAGGCTTCAGACATCCAATATATCAATGCCCACGCTACCTCAACACCTGCTGGCGACGGCAGCGAAGCCGAAGCTATCTTCGAAGTGTTTGGCGGCAATGTGCCCGTCAGCTCCACCAAGTCTATGACCGGCCACGAGTGCTGGATGGCTGGCGCCAGCGAGGTTGTTTACTCGATGCTGATGATGCAGAACGGCTTCATCGCACCTAACATCAACTTCGAGAATCCCGACGAACATTCTGCCAAGATCAATATAGTACCGGAAACGCTGAAGAAAGACTTCAACTTGTTCCTGTCCAACTCTTTCGGCTTCGGAGGCACTAACTCCTCGCTAATTGTCCGCCGCTGGGAGTAGATACGCGATCTTCTCTTAAATTTGAGATCCTGAAAAACTTAGGATTCATGAGAAGATACTTACTACTGCTTGTCCTGTCGATCACTGTTTGTTCACAACTCGCCTCTGCACAAGAGAAGCGTTGGATCAAGCAACAGATCACCCGTTTGTCGTCTAACAGCTTTCATGGCCGTGGCTATGTGAGCAAAGGTGGCGAGAAAGCGGCTGCCTTTATTCAACAGCACTTCCGCGAGTTTGGCCTGGTTCCGTTTGATACCGACAGTACTTATCTCCAGAAGTATTTCATGGCAGTTAATACCTTTCCTGGCAATATCTACCTGCGTTTGAACAAGAAGGAACTTGTTCCGGGCGAAGACTATCTTATCGATGCCGCCAGCACACCTTACTTCACCGAAAAGATCAAGCTCAAAAAGATCGATCTTAAGAATGTAAAGGACAGTGCTTCGTGGGCCAAAGTCAAAAGACAGATCAAGCCCGGGCGCGTATACATTCTGAAAAACTCTGACACAGTATCCAAATACATGAAGCTGTCGCTTCGCACCTTTGCCAACCAGTTTCTCGACAATGTGCTGATCGTACCCAAACATGGCAAGCTCACCTGGCTGGTAAGGCAGGACACAATACCCGCTACCATCATTTATGTTGAGGATACTGTAATGCCTAAGCGCGTGAACAAGGCCGCGATCACCATCGAGAGCAAGTACGAGCCCAATTTTAAGAACTTCAACGTGCTGGGTTATGTACCCGGCACTGAAAAACCAGATAGCTTCATCGTATTCACCGCCCACTACGACCACCTAGGCCAAATGGGCCGTCGTACCATGTTCCCCGGTGCGCATGACAACGCTAGTGGTACTGCCTTTGTCCTCTCGCTCGCCAAGTACTTCGCTGAGCATCCGCAGAAGTATTCTGTTGCCTTCATGCTCTTCAGCGGTGAAGAGGCAGGGCTGGTAGGATCGAGACACTATGCCAAATCACCGGTGTTCCCGCTGGAGCAGATACGCTTTGTAGTGAACCTTGACATGGTTGGCGCCGCTACCGACGGTATCACCGTTGTGAATGCCGACACCAGGAAGAAGGAGTTCGACCTGATGAACCGCATCAATCTCAAAAAAGCATACCTGCCCAAGCTTTCAGAACGTAGCCAAACGCAAAACAGCGATCACTACTCGTTCAGCGAGCAGGGTGTGCCTGCGATCTTTATTTATGGCAGTGGCTCTAAGAACTACTACCACGATGTATTCGACGAAGCCAAAGAACTCTCGCTGGAGAACATCGACGCGCTTTCTAGACTGCTGATCGAGTTCACCGGTGAACTGAGCAACGGTAAATAAATCACTACTTTTAAACAAAATCGCAACGCAATGAAACAGGCTATTGCCGCTTTATGCATTTCCGCTACTTTGTTCACCTCCTGCGGGTCGGGCGGCGAAGTGGGTAGCTCCACCGCTACCGCCGAACAATCGGATGCCCAGAAATTCCTCGATGCTTACACACAGGAATATGTGAAGCTCTATACCAATTCCAGCGAGGCCCAGTGGAAGTCGAACACCGAGATAGTGGAAGGAGACTCGACCAACACTGTGAATGCCCGCATTGCCGATGAGGCCATGGCGGCATTTACCGGCAGCACAAAAAACATAGACAGCGCCCGCAAATACCTTGCGATGAAGGACCAGCTGACACCGATACAGGCAAAGCAGTTTGAACTGATCCTATACGCTGCCGCCAACAACCCACAGACGGTAGAGCAGCTAGTGAAACAACGCATCGCCGCCGAGAACAACCAGACACGCCAGCTATACAGCTTCCAGTACATGCTCAACGGCAAGAAGGTGAGCACCAACAATATTGACGACATCCTCAAAAAAGAGAACGATGTCAACAAACGCCTGGCTGCATGGACGGCCAGCAAGGAAGTTGGCAAGACCCTCAAGACCGGCCTCGTGAACCTGCGTAACCTGCGTAACCAAACGGTGCAAGCGTTGGGTTACGACGACTACTTTACTTACCAGGTGAGCGACTATGGCATGACCAGCCCGGAGATGATGCAGACCATGGACCGCCTCATGAACGAGCTGTACCCGCTGTACCGCGAGCTGCACACCTGGATGCGCTACGAGCTGGCTGCTAAGTACAAACAACCTGTACCACAATACCTGCCCGCACACTGGCTGCCTAACCGCTGGGGCCAGGACTGGAGTCCCGTGGTTGAAGTAAAAGGCATCAACCTGGATAGCGTGCTGCGCACCAAGACCCCTGAGTGGATAGTGAAGGAAGGCGAGAAACTGTATACCAGCATCGGCTTCCCGGCGCTGCCTGCTACCTTCTGGAGCAAGTCAAGCCTGTATCCTTACAAGCCTGATTCCAACGTCAAAAAGAACAACCACGCATCGGCATGGCACATGGACCTGAACAAGGATGTGCGTAGCCTGATGAGTGTGGAACCAAACGCGGAATGGTTTGAAACTGCCAACCACGAGCTGGGACATATTTATTACTATATGACCTACACCAACCCTGACGTTCCGCCACTGCTGCGTGGTGGCGCCAACCGTGCTTACCACGAGGCCATTGGTACGATGATGGGACTTGCCGCTATGCAAAAGCCTTACCTGGTGGGCCGCGGCCTGGTGCCTGCCAATGTGCAGGTAGATAGTGTTCAAAGCCTGCTGAAGGAAGCGCTGAACTCGGTTGTGTTCATCTTCTTCTCTTCGGGCACTATGAGCAACTTCGAAAAGGCGCTTTATGTGGATAGCCTGCAGCCCGACCAGTTCAATGCGCGCTGGTGGGAGCTGGCCAAGAAATACCAGGGTATCGTGCCGCCCACTAACCGGGGCGAAGAATACTGCGATGCAGCTACCAAAACACATATCAACGACGACGCGGCGCAGTATTATGACTACGCCCTTTCTTACGTGATCCTGTACCAGTTGCACAACCACATTGCTAAAGAGATACTGAAGCAGGACCCGCGCGCTACCAACTACTACGGTCAGAAGGGTATCGGCGAGTTCCTGAAGAAGATCACTTACCCCGGCGCCTCTAAAGACTGGCGTACGGTGCTGAAAGAATCGACCGGCGAAGAGCTGAATGCCAAGGCCATGCTCGAATACTTCCAGCCGCTGGTGAGCTGGCTGCAGGAGCAGAACAAGGGCAGGAGCTATACGCTGCCTGCAACATTGTAGTTTGACATCCTCCAAACCTCCCTTTGAAAAGAGGCTTTTAAAAAACTTAGTCCCGCTTCGGCGGGACTTTTTTGCGTCCACTCGTTAACCTTTTGGAAATTGTAGATATAACTACTTATCCTTTTTCAACAGCTTTTGGCTGATGCTTTACCGGGAAGTTGCAGGAGTTGGCTATGAAGCACTTTTGGTGTGCTATATCGTGCAGCTGGTTCGCCTTGTCGATCATAGAGGCATCTTTTACAGTGACTACCGGATACAGCGTCACTTCAGCAAAATGTCCGCCGCCGCCGGGGACTTCTACCATAGTGCCTTTGGCGTTGTCTTCGTAATCTGTCACTACCACACCGGCATCGGCGCATAGGTGCAGGTACCAGAGCATGTGACAGGACGAAAGTGAGTATACAAGCATATCTTCAGGATTATGCCTGCTGCCATCACCACGGAAGGGGGTGTCGGAAGAGCAGGCTATATCTACTTTCCCCATCACTGAGAAAGTATGATGACGATCATATTCATCGTAACGGCTGGTACCTGTGCCTTTGTTACCTGTCCAGGTTACCGTTGTGCTGTATTGGTGTTGTTTGCTCATAGTTGGTTTGCTTCAGACAGTTGTGTAATGTAGTTAGTTTAAAGTTCGCTGTATTCAAAATTGCAGTGGTTGCAGGCGAGTCTTTCATCTCGCTGAAAGCGGTCGGTATTGATGGCTCAGCATAATGCGTCCTCAAATGCAGCTGGTACCACATATTGCTATGCCATTTCCCATGCTTATACCCAATATTCCTAAACAGCCCGATCTCTTCAAATCCTACTGCTTTATGAAACGCACAACTATTCTCATTAGTTGATAACACACCGGCATAAACATTGAAGAAGCCTTGCAGTTTGAGTATATCGAACAGTGTTTCGTATAGTACCCGCGCTAAACCTTTGCCATGGTAGTGGCGGTCTATATAAATAGTTGATTCCGGCGACCATTGGTAGGCTGTGCGGTCGCGATGCTTGTGCGCATAAGCATAGCCAACAATGCGATCATCTATTTCGCAGACCAGCCATGGGAAGCCTGAGATCACAGCTCGTATACGACTTTCAAATTCTTCTACGGAAGGTACATCGTACTCAAAGGTGTAGGCGGTATTCTCTACATAATATTTGTAGACGTTGAGCATTCCTGCGGCATCAGCGGCGGCAGCTAATCGTATGGTGTATTGATTGTTCATAGCATGAGTTGAAATAAAAAGCCCCGCACAAGGCGGGGCTCAAAATTATTAGCGCAGGTACAGCAGCTCACGATATTTTGGCAGCGGCCAAAGTTTATCGTCTACTATCAGTTCCAGTTTATCTACATGGTAGCGAATGGTATCAAACTTCGTCTTGATATTGTCGCAGTACATTTTGCTACGCTTGTGCATGTCTGTCTCATTGTTCGCTTTCTTCCTTTCAGCGATCATTGCTTCTACAGCGTCGTTAATGTTCTGGATATGTCCGCTTACGATAGTCACCAGGTTCAGCTGTGCTTTGTAGCTTGTTTCAGGCAATCCAACTTCCTTCAGTCCTTTCACGTTGTTGATCAGAACGTTCTGGTAGTTGATAGCAGCAGGCAGAATGTGGTTGGTAGCGATATAACCGAGGATACGCGCTTCGATCTGCACTTTTTTCACATACTCTTCCAGCATGATCTCGTGGCGTGCTTCCAGCTCACGTTTGCTGAAGATACCGTTGTTGAAGAACACGTTCTTCGAGCTTTCGCTTGCGTAGGCATCCAGCGCTTCAGGAGTTGTTTTGAAGTTGCTCAGGCCGCGACGCTTAGCTTCTTCAGCCCATGCCTCGCTGTAGTTGTCACCTTCGAAACGGATCTTCTTAGACTGTGCGATATAATCACGCAGCACGTGCATGATAGCGATCTCTTTCTTCTCGCCTTTTTCGATCAGCGCGTCTACTTCTACTTTGAATTTCTTCAGGCTTTCAGCCATGATCGTGTTCAGCACCATCATTGGCAGACCGCAGTTAGCAGTAGAACCTACGGCGCGGAATTCGAACTTGTTACCGGTGAAGGCAAAGGGGCTGGTACGGTTGCGGTCAGTATTATCCATCAGCAATTCTGGTATTTGCTTATGGATATCGAGCTTCAGAATTACTTCGTCCTGCTCGCTAAACTTACCTTTTACGCGTTCTTCGATCTCGTCGAGAACTTCTGTCAGGTATTTACCTATATATACTGATATGATAGCCGGAGGCGCTTCGTTAGCACCTAGGCGGTGATCATTATTAGCAGATGCAATAGAAGCACGCATCAGGTCGGCATGGTCATGTACCGCTTTGATGGCATTCACGAAGAACGTGAGGAACATCAGGTTGGTACGTGGAGTTTTGCCCGGAGCCAGCAGGTTCACACCTGTGTCTGTAGCAAGGCTCCAGTTATTGTGCTTACCGCTACCATTCACACCGGCAAATGGTTTTTCATGCAGCAATACTTTCAGCTTGTGGCGTTTAGCAACCTTTGTCATCACGTCCATCAACAGCGAGTTGTGGTCAACTGCGATGTTCACTTCTTCAAATATAGGAGCGCACTCGAACTGGCCGGGAGCTACCTCGTTGTGACGTGTGCGCAGGGGAATACCCAGTTTATAAGACTCTTGTTCGAAGTCTTGCATGAACGCATAAACGCGGTCAGGGATAGAACCGAAGTAGTGGTCTTCCAGCTGCTGGCCTTTTGCTGGAGCATGGCCTATCAGGGTGCGGCCGCACATTACCAGGTCAGGGCGGGCGTTAGCCAGTGTTTCGTCGATAACGAAATACTCTTGTTCCCAACCGAGGGTAGCTGTTACTTTAGTAACGTTCTTATCAAAATAGTTGCACACGTCAACCGCAGCTTTATCCAGTGCCGAGATAGATTTCAGCAAGGGAGCTTTGTGATCGAGTGATTCACCATTGTAGGCAATAAATATGGTAGGAATGCAAATGGTTTTGCCATGACCGCTTTCCATAATGAAAGCAGGCGATGAAGGATCCCATGCGGTATAACCGCGGGCTTCGAAAGTGGCACGGATACCACCGTTAGGGAAACTTGATGCATCGGGTTCCTGTTGTATCAGCGCATCTCCGTCGAAAAGTTCGATAGCAGTACCGTCGCCTTTTATGGTGAAGAAAGAGTCGTGCTTTTCGGCAGTAGTGCCTGTCAGCGGCTGAAACCA is a genomic window containing:
- a CDS encoding OsmC family protein — protein: MSKQHQYSTTVTWTGNKGTGTSRYDEYDRHHTFSVMGKVDIACSSDTPFRGDGSRHNPEDMLVYSLSSCHMLWYLHLCADAGVVVTDYEDNAKGTMVEVPGGGGHFAEVTLYPVVTVKDASMIDKANQLHDIAHQKCFIANSCNFPVKHQPKAVEKG
- the fabG gene encoding 3-oxoacyl-ACP reductase FabG, whose protein sequence is MKYALVTGGSRGIGRACCLKLAELGYNILINYKGNRAAAEETASLIEPFGVKTELLAFDVADKDSVQEELGGWIDANKDNLIEVLVNNAGIRQDTLLMSMTDEQWGSVLDTSLRGMYNVTKQVLNPMLLNRYGRIINMVSLSGLKGMPGQVNYSAAKAGMIGATKALAQEIAKRNITVNAIAPGFIKTDMTEELNEKELINLIPMKRFGVPEEVAELVGFFASKNSSYITGQVVSINGGLYT
- a CDS encoding M28 family metallopeptidase, which translates into the protein MRRYLLLLVLSITVCSQLASAQEKRWIKQQITRLSSNSFHGRGYVSKGGEKAAAFIQQHFREFGLVPFDTDSTYLQKYFMAVNTFPGNIYLRLNKKELVPGEDYLIDAASTPYFTEKIKLKKIDLKNVKDSASWAKVKRQIKPGRVYILKNSDTVSKYMKLSLRTFANQFLDNVLIVPKHGKLTWLVRQDTIPATIIYVEDTVMPKRVNKAAITIESKYEPNFKNFNVLGYVPGTEKPDSFIVFTAHYDHLGQMGRRTMFPGAHDNASGTAFVLSLAKYFAEHPQKYSVAFMLFSGEEAGLVGSRHYAKSPVFPLEQIRFVVNLDMVGAATDGITVVNADTRKKEFDLMNRINLKKAYLPKLSERSQTQNSDHYSFSEQGVPAIFIYGSGSKNYYHDVFDEAKELSLENIDALSRLLIEFTGELSNGK
- a CDS encoding beta-ketoacyl-[acyl-carrier-protein] synthase family protein, translated to MSRVVITGLGIYSSLGKSKEEVTKSLFEGKSGIILDLKRKEMGYRSGLTGFVERPQLKGLLDRRSRIMMPEHAEFAYMATIEALAQAGITTEYLEQNETGIIYGNDSCAQPVIEAIDLIREKKDTMMVGSGSVFQVLNSTVTMNLATIFKLRGVNFSISAACASGSHSIGLGYLFIKQGLQDRVICGGAQEVNIYSMPNFDALGTFSLREDEPAKASRPFDRDRDGLVPGGGAATVILESLESAQARGATILGEVIGYGFSSNGQHISNPSVEGQVRSIGRTLADAGVKASDIQYINAHATSTPAGDGSEAEAIFEVFGGNVPVSSTKSMTGHECWMAGASEVVYSMLMMQNGFIAPNINFENPDEHSAKINIVPETLKKDFNLFLSNSFGFGGTNSSLIVRRWE
- a CDS encoding M2 family metallopeptidase; translated protein: MKQAIAALCISATLFTSCGSGGEVGSSTATAEQSDAQKFLDAYTQEYVKLYTNSSEAQWKSNTEIVEGDSTNTVNARIADEAMAAFTGSTKNIDSARKYLAMKDQLTPIQAKQFELILYAAANNPQTVEQLVKQRIAAENNQTRQLYSFQYMLNGKKVSTNNIDDILKKENDVNKRLAAWTASKEVGKTLKTGLVNLRNLRNQTVQALGYDDYFTYQVSDYGMTSPEMMQTMDRLMNELYPLYRELHTWMRYELAAKYKQPVPQYLPAHWLPNRWGQDWSPVVEVKGINLDSVLRTKTPEWIVKEGEKLYTSIGFPALPATFWSKSSLYPYKPDSNVKKNNHASAWHMDLNKDVRSLMSVEPNAEWFETANHELGHIYYYMTYTNPDVPPLLRGGANRAYHEAIGTMMGLAAMQKPYLVGRGLVPANVQVDSVQSLLKEALNSVVFIFFSSGTMSNFEKALYVDSLQPDQFNARWWELAKKYQGIVPPTNRGEEYCDAATKTHINDDAAQYYDYALSYVILYQLHNHIAKEILKQDPRATNYYGQKGIGEFLKKITYPGASKDWRTVLKESTGEELNAKAMLEYFQPLVSWLQEQNKGRSYTLPATL
- a CDS encoding glutamine synthetase III — encoded protein: MSSLRYLALQELAAEEKKISHYNGKKITAMFNSNVFTGRVMREYLSDEAYKSLMSSIKSGAKIERKMADQVAAGMKAWAEERGVTHFTHWFQPLTGTTAEKHDSFFTIKGDGTAIELFDGDALIQQEPDASSFPNGGIRATFEARGYTAWDPSSPAFIMESGHGKTICIPTIFIAYNGESLDHKAPLLKSISALDKAAVDVCNYFDKNVTKVTATLGWEQEYFVIDETLANARPDLVMCGRTLIGHAPAKGQQLEDHYFGSIPDRVYAFMQDFEQESYKLGIPLRTRHNEVAPGQFECAPIFEEVNIAVDHNSLLMDVMTKVAKRHKLKVLLHEKPFAGVNGSGKHNNWSLATDTGVNLLAPGKTPRTNLMFLTFFVNAIKAVHDHADLMRASIASANNDHRLGANEAPPAIISVYIGKYLTEVLDEIEERVKGKFSEQDEVILKLDIHKQIPELLMDNTDRNRTSPFAFTGNKFEFRAVGSTANCGLPMMVLNTIMAESLKKFKVEVDALIEKGEKKEIAIMHVLRDYIAQSKKIRFEGDNYSEAWAEEAKRRGLSNFKTTPEALDAYASESSKNVFFNNGIFSKRELEARHEIMLEEYVKKVQIEARILGYIATNHILPAAINYQNVLINNVKGLKEVGLPETSYKAQLNLVTIVSGHIQNINDAVEAMIAERKKANNETDMHKRSKMYCDNIKTKFDTIRYHVDKLELIVDDKLWPLPKYRELLYLR
- a CDS encoding GNAT family N-acetyltransferase, whose amino-acid sequence is MNNQYTIRLAAAADAAGMLNVYKYYVENTAYTFEYDVPSVEEFESRIRAVISGFPWLVCEIDDRIVGYAYAHKHRDRTAYQWSPESTIYIDRHYHGKGLARVLYETLFDILKLQGFFNVYAGVLSTNENSCAFHKAVGFEEIGLFRNIGYKHGKWHSNMWYQLHLRTHYAEPSIPTAFSEMKDSPATTAILNTANFKLTTLHNCLKQTNYEQTTPIQHNGNLDR